A genomic segment from Arcobacter acticola encodes:
- a CDS encoding NAD-binding protein has translation MIATPFILKNIKSITYKFLQKTDASNDEVILTKKESFKNHVIVCGYGSFGKQILLNLKKNNIQHLGIIDNYEFFENALEQKEKIIFGNPTQKHILQEAGISKAKAVIIALHDIESITLLTHTIKDINKDVKILAKVTKKSVLPDTIDSEDFVDIYDCTAELLVEKATN, from the coding sequence ATGATTGCTACTCCATTTATATTAAAAAATATAAAATCTATTACATATAAATTTTTACAAAAAACAGATGCTTCTAATGATGAAGTAATACTTACAAAAAAAGAGTCATTTAAAAATCATGTAATTGTATGTGGATATGGTAGTTTTGGAAAACAAATACTTTTAAATCTGAAAAAAAACAATATACAACATCTAGGAATAATAGATAATTATGAGTTTTTTGAAAATGCTTTAGAGCAAAAAGAAAAAATAATATTTGGAAATCCAACACAAAAACATATTTTACAAGAAGCTGGAATATCAAAAGCAAAGGCAGTAATTATAGCTTTACATGATATAGAAAGTATCACTCTTTTAACTCATACTATAAAAGATATAAATAAAGATGTGAAGATATTGGCTAAGGTTACTAAAAAATCTGTTTTACCAGATACTATAGATAGTGAAGATTTTGTTGATATTTATGATTGTACAGCTGAATTATTAGTTGAAAAAGCTACTAATTAA
- a CDS encoding ATP-grasp domain-containing protein, with the protein MSLINKSIEIVTIDTPKDSTSYRKDIGFKLDENLILEILSKAYEKVVITIIENENDLKSLIKRKPDLVFSGIKYFDFQNQEIWLSDYLKKHNINFITSNKEALDNEYDKNHAKLTIKEANINTANFFTTQPDEHETEASLPVTFPLFLKPISGENSKGITPESVVFDFRKYQAKVLDIYNTDKSRTLVENYLSGKEYSVSILENKSKNILMILPVEIIAVKNKNGHRILDNEVKNNLEEVIEVSDKKIHKELCTIALNSFRALNGKTIGRIDIKTSYKGVLHFIEANLMPELENGYYSRSFLLNDMDYEQMILRIADAGIVVPQVAEF; encoded by the coding sequence ATCTCTTTAATCAATAAATCAATAGAAATTGTCACAATCGATACACCAAAAGATTCAACTTCATATAGAAAAGATATAGGCTTTAAATTAGACGAAAATCTAATCTTAGAAATTTTATCAAAAGCCTATGAGAAAGTTGTTATTACTATTATTGAAAATGAAAATGATTTAAAATCTTTAATAAAAAGAAAACCTGATTTAGTATTTTCAGGAATAAAATATTTTGATTTCCAAAACCAAGAAATTTGGCTTAGTGATTATTTAAAAAAACATAATATTAATTTTATAACTTCAAATAAAGAAGCCTTAGATAATGAATATGATAAAAATCATGCCAAACTTACAATAAAAGAAGCAAATATAAATACAGCAAACTTTTTTACTACCCAACCAGATGAACATGAAACAGAAGCTTCACTTCCTGTAACTTTTCCATTATTTTTAAAACCAATATCTGGCGAAAATAGCAAAGGAATAACTCCTGAATCTGTTGTTTTTGATTTTAGAAAATATCAAGCAAAAGTTTTAGATATTTATAACACAGATAAATCTCGTACTTTAGTAGAAAACTATTTATCAGGAAAAGAATATAGCGTTAGTATTTTAGAAAATAAATCAAAAAATATTTTAATGATTTTACCTGTTGAAATAATTGCAGTTAAAAATAAAAATGGACATCGTATTTTAGATAATGAAGTAAAAAATAATTTAGAAGAAGTAATAGAGGTAAGCGATAAAAAAATTCATAAAGAGCTTTGTACTATTGCATTAAATTCTTTTAGAGCATTAAACGGTAAAACAATAGGAAGAATTGATATAAAAACAAGTTACAAGGGAGTCTTACATTTTATAGAAGCAAACCTTATGCCAGAACTTGAAAATGGATATTATTCACGTTCATTTTTACTAAATGATATGGATTATGAACAAATGATTTTAAGAATCGCTGATGCAGGTATAGTTGTTCCCCAAGTAGCAGAATTTTAA
- a CDS encoding DEAD/DEAH box helicase, translating to MSFSHLGLSLEINKALNENAYKIPSKIQEKVIPLILEKKDVMARAQTGSGKTASFVLPILQLWNEKKYEGKAKIKVLILTPTRELALQVSQSFELFSKYLEKKPKLVTIIGGKSIGDQLLDIQKGCDIVVATTGRLNDILDKKQMNLSALEFFVLDEADKMLDFGFEEELELLLKQIPKERQNLLFSATYPLKVQNIIAKITREAIEVFIEDEAPTVQTINQRLIEVNKENRSPLLRNLIENHSWEQILVFMANKRSCDNIAAKFRKYGLNAESFHGDLLQDERNETLQDFKDKKIKILFATDIAARGLHIDDISCVVNFDLPRAPADYIHRIGRTGRAGKSGNAISFIGLEDFEHFALIEKKCDLKLQREQIEKFELIGKPLEKEKGKEPIKGKRLSKKDKLRQQKL from the coding sequence ATGTCATTTTCACACTTAGGTCTAAGCCTAGAAATAAATAAAGCACTAAATGAGAATGCTTATAAAATACCAAGTAAAATTCAAGAAAAAGTAATTCCTTTAATTTTAGAAAAAAAAGATGTGATGGCAAGAGCCCAGACAGGTAGCGGAAAAACTGCGAGTTTTGTTTTACCTATTTTACAACTTTGGAATGAAAAAAAGTATGAAGGAAAAGCAAAAATTAAAGTTTTGATTCTAACACCAACTCGAGAATTAGCTCTTCAAGTATCTCAATCTTTTGAATTGTTTTCTAAATACTTAGAAAAGAAACCAAAACTAGTTACTATTATTGGTGGTAAAAGTATTGGTGATCAGCTTTTGGATATACAAAAAGGTTGTGATATTGTTGTGGCAACCACTGGTAGGCTAAATGATATCTTAGATAAAAAACAGATGAATTTATCAGCACTTGAATTTTTTGTTTTAGATGAAGCAGATAAGATGCTTGATTTTGGTTTTGAAGAAGAATTAGAACTACTTTTAAAACAAATTCCAAAGGAAAGACAAAATTTACTTTTTTCAGCAACTTATCCTTTAAAAGTTCAAAATATTATTGCAAAAATCACAAGAGAAGCAATAGAAGTTTTCATAGAAGATGAAGCACCAACAGTGCAAACTATAAATCAAAGGCTAATAGAAGTTAATAAAGAGAACAGAAGCCCACTTTTAAGAAATCTAATAGAAAACCATTCTTGGGAGCAAATACTTGTTTTCATGGCTAATAAACGTTCTTGTGACAATATAGCTGCAAAATTTAGAAAATATGGTTTAAATGCAGAATCATTTCATGGTGATTTACTTCAAGATGAAAGAAATGAAACACTACAAGATTTTAAAGATAAGAAAATAAAAATCTTATTTGCTACAGATATTGCAGCACGTGGTTTGCATATAGATGATATTTCATGTGTAGTAAATTTTGATTTACCAAGGGCACCTGCTGATTATATTCATAGAATTGGAAGAACTGGACGAGCTGGGAAAAGTGGAAATGCAATCTCTTTTATAGGATTAGAAGATTTTGAACATTTTGCTTTAATTGAAAAAAAATGTGATTTAAAACTCCAAAGAGAACAGATAGAAAAATTTGAATTAATAGGAAAACCATTAGAAAAAGAAAAAGGGAAAGAACCTATAAAAGGTAAAAGATTAAGTAAAAAAGATAAACTAAGACAGCAAAAGCTTTAA
- a CDS encoding sulfite exporter TauE/SafE family protein, with protein MILELAGFGIITGFISGFFGVGGGMILVPILLLVGYVMKEAVAISIMQMVFSSIYGSILNAKHAQNVVKDGLIIGLGGFVGGLQSGYIVTNVSNESLQYLFIAILIFAIIRIFYSPASYDGERKSHSKLTLFVIGAFIGLIAMSIGVGGSILLTPILVGFMKYDLKSATALGLFFVIFSSIAGFTSISLHGHMLYLEGAVVGIGSLIGVYFGIKAKHLVKATSYKQYILILNIIILVAMLYKTIYSF; from the coding sequence GTGATACTAGAACTTGCTGGCTTTGGAATAATCACAGGTTTTATATCTGGTTTTTTTGGAGTTGGCGGAGGAATGATTCTTGTTCCTATACTCTTATTAGTAGGATATGTAATGAAAGAAGCAGTTGCAATATCTATCATGCAAATGGTTTTCTCTTCAATTTATGGATCTATATTAAATGCTAAACACGCTCAAAATGTTGTAAAAGATGGTCTTATAATTGGACTAGGCGGATTTGTTGGTGGTTTACAAAGTGGATATATTGTTACAAATGTATCAAATGAATCTTTACAATATTTATTTATTGCGATTTTAATCTTTGCTATTATTCGAATTTTTTATTCTCCTGCTTCTTATGATGGGGAAAGAAAATCACATAGTAAATTAACTTTATTTGTTATTGGAGCTTTCATAGGTCTTATTGCTATGAGTATAGGAGTTGGTGGTTCTATTTTATTAACACCTATTCTTGTTGGATTTATGAAGTATGATTTAAAATCAGCTACAGCTTTGGGATTATTTTTTGTTATCTTCTCATCAATTGCTGGATTTACATCTATTTCACTTCATGGTCATATGTTATATCTTGAAGGGGCAGTTGTAGGGATTGGTTCACTTATTGGGGTATATTTTGGAATAAAAGCAAAACATTTAGTAAAAGCCACTTCATATAAACAATATATTTTAATTTTGAATATTATTATATTAGTAGCAATGCTTTATAAGACTATTTACTCTTTTTAA
- the cysE gene encoding serine O-acetyltransferase, translated as MNDGKIEEQELEKEQEKISFWAQIKEDFCVPRNNDPALDNNLELFFNYPGVWAIINHRIANKLYYKGWKKLSRVINGISSFLTKTDIHPACTIGRRVFIDHAIGVVIGATAIVEDDVLIYQGVTLGGVSLDKGKRHPTVKSNTVIGSGAKVLGNITIGRNSKVGANSVVVCDVPDNSTAVGVPAKIIRRDNKNCKMAHGDLPDINKEMFKYLLERIHVVEVALKEEDGIDVSVKDKKLEEEYNNFIEAMNSIKKTDS; from the coding sequence CTTGAAAAAGAACAAGAAAAAATTTCATTTTGGGCACAAATAAAAGAAGATTTTTGTGTTCCAAGAAACAACGACCCTGCTTTAGATAACAACTTAGAACTATTTTTTAATTACCCGGGTGTTTGGGCAATTATTAATCATAGAATTGCAAATAAGCTTTATTATAAAGGTTGGAAAAAACTTTCTAGAGTTATTAATGGAATATCTTCTTTTCTTACAAAAACAGATATTCACCCTGCTTGTACAATAGGAAGAAGAGTATTTATAGATCATGCTATTGGAGTGGTTATTGGTGCAACTGCTATTGTTGAAGATGATGTTTTAATTTATCAAGGTGTAACTCTTGGAGGAGTTAGTCTTGATAAAGGGAAACGACATCCTACTGTTAAATCAAACACAGTAATAGGAAGTGGAGCAAAAGTTTTAGGAAATATTACAATTGGTAGAAATTCTAAAGTTGGTGCTAACTCTGTTGTTGTTTGTGATGTTCCTGATAACTCAACTGCTGTTGGAGTTCCTGCAAAAATTATTAGACGTGATAATAAAAATTGTAAAATGGCACATGGGGATTTACCTGATATTAATAAAGAAATGTTTAAATATCTTCTTGAAAGAATTCATGTTGTTGAAGTTGCTTTAAAAGAAGAAGATGGAATTGATGTAAGTGTAAAAGATAAAAAGCTTGAAGAGGAATACAATAACTTTATTGAAGCAATGAACTCTATTAAAAAGACTGATTCGTGA